The following is a genomic window from Hymenobacter gelipurpurascens.
CCGGAACCTGCTGGTTAACTACCGGCGCTATACCGACTTTAACTCGCTAGGACTGTTCCGCAGTCTACTAGAAAACGAGAAGTTGACGTTGGAGCAGCGACTGCATTTGCGGGACGCCGCTATTGAGGCTTTTCCAAAGTTTTACGAGTTTTTACAGCTGAAAGATCCTTTCACCTACTTGCGCCTCAACACGCTGGGCCAGGAGCTAACGGTGGCTGACGAACGGGCTGCGTGGGATGAAATTATCCGGGCACAACAGCGCATATTGACTGAGAAACGCATCCAGCACCGCAATTTTGGCACGTACGCTAAGCACAACTGCCCCTACGATACCTGTCCCTTTTACGGTCTGATGGTTCGACCAGGAGCACGCCTTGCTGAACACGTAATGCACTTTGACTCCGACAAGCGGATCTCCCACGGTGGACATATTAACCACAGAGCCGAGCAGCGCCGCCGGGAGCGGAAAGCCTGGGCCAACAAGCGAATCCATCTGGAAGAATGATAATGCGCCTGCTAACTTTCCTGCATCCTGTGTAAGTTCGGGCTATTATGAGTCGAAAATTCCTGGAAACCGACGGTCCTCAGTGGGTGCAGCAAGGCATTATCACGGAAGAGCAGCGGGAAAAACTACTGGCCCTCTACCCCACCGATGCCACAGCCATAGGCCTATTGCCCCTGCTGGGCAGCTTTTTGGTAGGCCTGAGTGCGCTGAGTCTGGTGGCCGCCAACTGGCAGGGCCTGCCGGAATGGGTACGTCTGGCGGTACTGCTGGGGGCACTGGGGGCCGCTTATGCAGCCGGTGAGCATTTCCGCCGCCGAGGCAACACCAACTTGGGCATGGGTCTGATTGCGCTGGGCCTGATTCTGTTCGGGGCCAGCATTGTGCTCACCAGCCAGCTCTATCAACTTATTGGGTATGACCTGACTGGCCTACTGGCCTGGGCCGTGGCTGGCATGGGCCTCACGTGGCTCTATCGTAGCCGCCTGCTGTTTATCATGACGGTCGTGATTGGGGGCATCGTGCAGGGCTACAACACCGGCCAGCTGGGCGCCTTCAGCTACCTCACGGCCGCTTTCACGGCGCTGGGCCTGGGCTACTTCTGGTGGCGCCGCCCCGATTCCCTGGCGGGCGGCGTGCTGGCTACCGGGCTGCTCTGGCAGGCGGCCTTGCTGATTAATCATCTGCACATCAAAATCACGTGGTTCTTTGTGCCCGCCATGCTCATTTACGCCTTCGGCGACTGGCAGCCCGACCGTCCGGCGGGCCGGGCCATGCAGGGGCCGCCGCTGGTAGCCGCTTTCCTGTTTACGCTGGGTCTGGCCTTGTTCGGCGAGTCGGATATGTACACAGGCGAGCTACGGCCGCCGCTACTGGCCTACCTGGGGGCTATGGGCGCGGTGCTGGCGCTGTCGTTGGTGGGCAAGCAGCGGCGCGGCCGCCTCAGCAGTGCCACCGATTGGCTGCTGCTCTTACCCGGTTTTTACTTTACGGGTGGCCTACCACTGGCCGTGGCTACGCTGGTAGTATTGTACGCTTACTCGGGCTCGGTGCTCTTCCGGGCACACCAGGAGCAAAACCCCGACCGCGTAACGCTGGGCACCGTGCTGTTCATCATCACCACGGCAGTGGCCTACTTCAAGCTCACATGGGGCTTCATGGATAAGTCGCTGTTTTTCCTGCTGGGCGGCGTACTGTTGTTGAGCTTGAGCTGGTACCTGCGCCGTCGGGCCAACCACACGTTTGCCGATAAATCAACTGCCAAGTCATGAGCGAGCCGACCACATCCGCTCCGACTGCGCCCGGCGCCCGCCCCCTAGGCCAGGTAGCCAATCTGCCGCTGCCGCAACTGCGGCGGTGGCTGAAGTGGCTGGTGGCAGCGCAAGTGCTCTTCGTACTGGGCGTGGCAGTAGCCGGCTACGCCACAGAAGCGTTGGGCCGCACCATCTCGCTCCGCACCACCCCCGTAGATCCGCGCGACCTGCTCTACGGCGACTATGTCCGGCTGAACTATGCCATCAGCCAGCTCCCGGGCCATCTGTGGAAAGGCAAGGAGCTTCCGCGCCGGCAGCAGGCGGCCTACGTGCTCCTGGAGCCACGCAATGGCACCTTTGAGGCCGTAGGCGTGTACCCCGAAAAGCCCGAAACCAAACCTGACCAGGCAGTGCTGCGGGGCTCAGTGCAGGATGTATGGCGGCGCGGTATGCGCCTGCGCTACGGCCTGGAGCGCTACTATGTGCCCGAAAATATGGGCCGCCAATTAGAGCAACGCCAGTCGTTGCGGGTGCAAGTGAGCATTGCGCCCTGGGGCCAGGCGCGCATCACCAAAGTAGAAGTAGCCCCCTAAACTGCTGCCGTTTCCCTAGTGGGTTATCTGCCGGCTTGCTAGGCCTATGGGGTGTTTTTCTCAAAGCGGTTGCTACACGGTTTTATCCACTATATATTGCTACTTTAATTTCCGCCTCTATTAGTCTGCGGCGGCTCTATCTCTATTCTTAATTTATCCCTCTTATGAAAAGTGGATTGTGCAAACTAGCTCAGGTTTTAGCCGCGCAGCGCACCAATTCTCCCGCATCTTCCGATAAAGACACGCCTCCCAAAAGCCGCCGACGCAACCGGGCCGAAAGCTCGGCCTTTTCTACCCAGTCCTAAGGACCAGTTAGCGTTGCAACGTCAGTACGAGAGAGTTTTAGACAAGTGGACGCCAGATCAAGCAGAACGTTGCTCTTTTACTGTCTGTCCATGCACGCTTATAGTGTACAACGCTA
Proteins encoded in this region:
- a CDS encoding DUF2157 domain-containing protein; the protein is MSRKFLETDGPQWVQQGIITEEQREKLLALYPTDATAIGLLPLLGSFLVGLSALSLVAANWQGLPEWVRLAVLLGALGAAYAAGEHFRRRGNTNLGMGLIALGLILFGASIVLTSQLYQLIGYDLTGLLAWAVAGMGLTWLYRSRLLFIMTVVIGGIVQGYNTGQLGAFSYLTAAFTALGLGYFWWRRPDSLAGGVLATGLLWQAALLINHLHIKITWFFVPAMLIYAFGDWQPDRPAGRAMQGPPLVAAFLFTLGLALFGESDMYTGELRPPLLAYLGAMGAVLALSLVGKQRRGRLSSATDWLLLLPGFYFTGGLPLAVATLVVLYAYSGSVLFRAHQEQNPDRVTLGTVLFIITTAVAYFKLTWGFMDKSLFFLLGGVLLLSLSWYLRRRANHTFADKSTAKS
- a CDS encoding GDYXXLXY domain-containing protein, encoding MSEPTTSAPTAPGARPLGQVANLPLPQLRRWLKWLVAAQVLFVLGVAVAGYATEALGRTISLRTTPVDPRDLLYGDYVRLNYAISQLPGHLWKGKELPRRQQAAYVLLEPRNGTFEAVGVYPEKPETKPDQAVLRGSVQDVWRRGMRLRYGLERYYVPENMGRQLEQRQSLRVQVSIAPWGQARITKVEVAP